The genomic interval ACGCGGTCGCCTCTTATGTCGCATCCAGTGACTCTGAGGCCGAGAATCGCGGCTTCCTGCAGAATTGTTCCTAATCCGCAGAAAGGATCTAGGAGCGACTGACCAGGTGTTAACCCGGTGAGGTTAATCAGTGTTCGAGCTATTTTCGGAGGTATAGTGAGCCTAGGGTTTTGAACTGGGCGGCCGAGGTCTCGTTTCCGGTACTCTTCGTTGGCTATGGCTGCAAGGGTTCTGCCGACGTAGTATTTGCCGGCTACATGCGCGGCCATTATTTCGAAGCCGCCTTCAAGTATTTTCTGCCGTATCAGCTCATCAGCGATGATTTCCTGGTCGATTTCTCGAGTGCGTTTCGGAGGCACGTATCGGGCTTTGCTTACATGGTCGTTTCTCAACCGTTGCTTGAAGTATTCCTGCAGTAGTGCTGGGAAATCGGGGTCGAAACCTGTTTCGTCGCTGTAGGTTGAGATGCTCCATCGCGCCTTGTCCTCAACCCAGTCGTAGAACTTTGGCGTGTTGTTGAGCTTCTCCTCTAGCACGTCGATATCTTCAACGTCCTTCTCGTTGAGTACGCAGGCTGCACTTCCGATCTTGAAGAGTCCGCCGAGCCTATCTATCATCTTCTTGGCGTCGAGCTTGGGCGCGTAGAGAATCGCTGCTTGGCTTGAAGATGCTTCTACCTGAAAATGTGCTCCGCTTTTGTTGAGGTAGGCTGCAACTTCTGCTAGCGAAAGCTCTCCTTGAGCGGTGACGAGGATAAAACGGTCTTCAGCCAAAGTATCCCGACGTGATACAATGTGTGTAGATAAAGAGTCTGTTCCTTATTTGCTGGCGCATTCTTATTGTGCCAGAGTCAACTAAATCATAGCGTATGGATGTGTATGGTGAACCATTCTCAAGATCTATGAGTGTGTTGATGTTTCTGGATTGAGGGTTATTTCGTAAAGCGTGAAAAAGGAGATCAAAACTAATCTGTTAACCTATTCTAGATATATCTAATGTAGTGTTAGTAGTTCTAGTAATGTGTTGATGAGGGTTCTGCCTGCGATTACTGCTGCTATTGATAGGCTGATGTTTGCGAATATGTTGATGATGGCTGTTTCTATTTGTCTGTGGTCTATGAGGTTGACTGTGTCTAGTGCGAATGAGGACATTGTGGTGAATGAACCGCAGAATCCGACTGCTACAAGTAGCGCGTATTTTGCGTCTAGGCTCCATGAGATTGCGAGGATTGAGAAGGCGCCGAGCATGAAGCTACCTAAGATGTTGACGAGCAGAACGTTAACTGGGAGAGATCCGATTGTAGCT from Nitrososphaerota archaeon carries:
- the crcB gene encoding fluoride efflux transporter CrcB is translated as MKGIELVFLLIGGMIGVYLRYRMTGQPATIGSLPVNVLLVNILGSFMLGAFSILAISWSLDAKYALLVAVGFCGSFTTMSSFALDTVNLIDHRQIETAIINIFANISLSIAAVIAGRTLINTLLELLTLH